Proteins from a single region of Azospira inquinata:
- the tolR gene encoding protein TolR yields the protein MRPRRLKNEINVVPYIDVMLVLLVIFMVTAPMMQPPGKIDLPSVGEAAQPPSPPLEVIIRADGSLALHDLAKNTPERDIEADDLVDEVQAVQSENPDQPVLIAGNKKLEYSKVMEVMDKLRQQQIKRVGLLVQPTGSK from the coding sequence ATGCGTCCCCGCCGTCTCAAAAACGAAATCAACGTCGTCCCCTACATCGACGTCATGCTGGTGCTGCTGGTGATTTTCATGGTCACCGCCCCCATGATGCAGCCCCCGGGCAAAATCGACCTGCCCTCCGTGGGCGAAGCCGCCCAGCCTCCTTCCCCGCCCCTGGAAGTGATTATCCGGGCCGACGGCTCCCTGGCCCTCCATGATCTGGCCAAGAACACCCCGGAACGGGACATTGAGGCGGACGATCTGGTGGATGAAGTGCAGGCGGTCCAATCGGAAAACCCGGACCAGCCCGTGCTCATCGCCGGCAACAAGAAGCTGGAATACTCCAAGGTGATGGAGGTCATGGATAAGCTGCGCCAGCAGCAGATCAAACGGGTCGGCCTACTGGTGCAACCCACCGGGTCTAAATAA